In the Populus trichocarpa isolate Nisqually-1 chromosome 1, P.trichocarpa_v4.1, whole genome shotgun sequence genome, one interval contains:
- the LOC7472717 gene encoding COP1-interactive protein 1 encodes MTKKKHHFQESLKSLFGSHIDPEKDEQLKETKTEIDDKVKRILKLIKEEDLEEQEGLSEENSKKEPLIELIEDLQKEYHSLYGQYDHLKGELRKKVHGKHGKDTSSSSSSDSESDDSSKHKGSKNGRLESEYQKIIDGMKQKLEAANLELAELKSKLTATGEEKDALKLEHETGLIKIQEEEEIIRNLKLEVERSDTDKAQLLVENGELKQKLDAGGMIEAELNQRLEELNKVKDTLILEKEAATRSIEESEKIAEALKLEYETALIKKQEAEEIIRNLKLEVERSDADKAQLLIENGELKQKLDTAGMIEAELYKKLEELNKEKDSLILEKEAAMQSNEESEKITEDLRTLTDWLQEEKSATGQELEALKAELSITKQQLESAEQQVADFIHNLKVTKEENDSLTLKLSEISNDMVQAQNTIDGLKGESGQLKEKLDNREREYLSLAEMHEMHGNKSSDRIKELEVQVRGLELELKSSQAQNRDLEVQIESKMAEAKQLREHNHGLEARILELEMMSKERGDELSALTKKLEENQNESSRTEILTVQVNTMLADLESIRAQKEELEEQMVIRGNETSIHVEGLMDQVNVLEQQLEFLNSQKAELGVQLEKKTLEISEYLIQIENLKEEIVSKTADQQRFLAEKESSTAQINDLELEVEALCNQNTELGEQISTEIKERELLGEEMVRLQEKILELEKTRAERDLEFSSLQERQTTGENEASAQIMALTEQVSNLQQGLDSLRTEKNQTQSQFEKEREEFSEKLTELENQKSEFMSQIAEQQRMLDEQEEARKKLNEEHKQVEGWFQECKVSLEVAERKIEDMAEEFLKNAGSKDQMVEQLEEMIEDLKRDLEVKGDEINTLVENVRNIEVKLRLSNQKLRITEQLLTENEESLRKAEERYQQEKRVLKERAAILSGIITANNEAYHRMVADISQKVNSSLLGLDALNMKFEEDCNRYENCILVVSKEIRIAKNWFMETNNEKEKLRKEVGDLVVQLQDTKERESALKEKVEQLEVKVRMEGAEKENLTKAVNHLEKKAVALENMLKEKDEGISDLGEEKREAIRQLCLWIEYHRSRHDYLREMLSKMPIRSQRAS; translated from the exons ATGACAAAGAAGAAGCACCATTTCCAAGAGTCATTAAAATCCCTCTTTGGAAGTCACATTGATCCGGAGAAAGATGAACAgctaaaagaaactaaaacag AAATTGATGACAAGGTGAAAAGGATCTTGAAGCTTATCAAGGAGGAAGATCTTGAAGAACAAGAAGGTCTCTCAGAAGAAAACTCCAAAAAAGAGCCTCTTATCGAGTTAATTGAGGATTTACAGAAAGAGTACCATTCACTCTATGGACAATATGATCATCTGAAAGGAGAGCTGAGAAAGAAAGTTCATGGCAAACATGGAAAAGATACCTCTTCTTCATCCAGCTCAGACTCAGAATCTGATGATTCTTCTAAGCACAAAGGCAGTAAAAATGGTCGTTTGGAAAGCGAATACCAAAAGATAATAGATGGCATGAAGCAAAAACTTGAAGCTGCGAATCTAGAACTTGCTGAACTGAAGAGTAAGTTGACAGCTACAGGTGAAGAAAAGGATGCTTTGAAGTTGGAACATGAAACAGGTTTGATCAAGAtacaagaagaagaggagatcATCAGAAATTTGAAGCTTGAAGTTGAAAGATCAGACACTGATAAAGCACAACTCTTGGTTGAGAATGGAGAACTGAAGCAAAAACTAGATGCAGGTGGCATGATAGAAGCTGAACTGAATCAAAGATTGGAAGAACTGAACAAAGTGAAAGATACACTGATTTTGGAGAAAGAGGCTGCCACGAGAAGCATTGAAGAGAGTGAGAAGATTGCAGAAGCTTTGAAGTTGGAATATGAAACAGCTTTGATCAAGAAACAAGAAGCAGAGGAGATCATCAGAAATTTGAAGCTTGAAGTTGAAAGGTCAGACGCTGATAAGGCACAACTGTTGATTGAGAATGGAGAACTGAAGCAAAAACTAGATACTGCTGGCATGATAGAAGCTGAACTGTATAAAAAATTGGAAGAActgaacaaagaaaaagatagcTTGATTTTGGAGAAAGAGGCTGCCATGCAAAGCAATGAAGAGAGTGAGAAGATCACAGAAGACTTAAGAACCTTGACTGATTGGCTGCAGGAGGAAAAATCTGCCACAGGGCAAGAACTAGAAGCTCTTAAAGCAGAACTTTCAATCACAAAGCAGCAGCTGGAATCTGCAGAACAGCAAGTTGCAGATTTTATCCATAATCTGAAAGTAACCAAGGAAGAGAATGACTCTCTTACCTTGAAATTATCTGAAATCTCAAATGATATGGTGCAGGCACAAAATACAATTGATGGACTCAAAGGTGAATCGGGTCAATTAAAGGAGAAATTGGATAACAGGGAAAGGGAGTATTTGTCTCTTGCAGAGATGCACGAGATGCATGGAAATAAATCATCAGATCGGATAAAGGAATTGGAAGTACAAGTAAGAGGTCTGGAACTAGAGCTGAAATCATCACAAGCCCAGAATAGAGATCTTGAGGTGCAGATTGAGAGCAAAATGGCTGAAGCAAAGCAACTGCGAGAACATAATCATGGATTAGAAGCCCGGATTTTGGAACTTGAAATGATGTcaaaagagagaggagatgaACTTTCTGCTCTCACAAAGAAACTTGAGGAAAATCAGAACGAATCATCTAGAACAGAGATTTTGACAGTGCAGGTCAATACTATGCTAGCAGACTTGGAATCTATACGTGCCCAGAAAGAAGAATTGGAGGAACAGATGGTAATTAGAGGTAATGAAACATCGATTCATGTTGAGGGGCTTATGGATCAGGTCAACGTGTTAGAACAGCAACTGGAGTTCCTAAACAGCCAGAAAGCTGAACTGGGAGTGCAACTCGAGAAAAAAACTCTGGAAATTTCAGAATATCTTATTCAAATAGAAAATCTGAAAGAGGAGATAGTGAGCAAGACTGCAGATCAGCAGAGATTCCTGGCAGAAAAAGAAAGTAGTACAGCACAAATCAATGATCTGGAACTAGAGGTGGAGGCTCTATGCAACCAAAACACTGAGCTTGGTGAGCAAATAAGTACTGAAATCAAGGAGAGGGAACTATTGGGAGAGGAAATGGTTCGGTTACAGGAAAAGATCCTTGAACTGGAAAAGACACGGGCAGAGAGAGATCTCGAGTTCTCTTCTCTCCAGGAGAGACAAACAACTGGAGAGAATGAAGCTTCTGCTCAGATAATGGCTTTAACAGAACAGGTCAGCAATCTGCAACAGGGATTGGATTCTTTGCGGACTGAGAAAAACCAAACGCAATCACAgtttgagaaagagagagaagaatttTCAGAAAAGCTAACCGAATTGGAAAATCAGAAATCCGAGTTCATGAGCCAGATTGCAGAGCAGCAGAGAATGCTGGATGAACAGGAGGAGGCACGCAAAAAGCTAAATGAGGAGCATAAGCAAGTTGAAGGTTGGTTTCAGGAGTGCAAGGTGAGTCTTGAAGTAGCAGAAAGGAAAATTGAAGACATGGCAGAAGAATTCCTAAAGAATGCGGGTTCTAAAGATCAGATGGTAGAGCAATTGGAAGAAATGATCGAGGACCTGAAGCGAGATCTCGAAGTAAAAGGAGATGAAATTAACACCTTGGTTGAGAACGTCCGAAATATAGAAGTTAAGCTCCGGCTGTCAAACCAGAAGCTCCGCATCACAGAACAATTACTAACAGAGAATGAGGAGAGCCTTAGAAAAGCAGAAGAGAGGTATCAACAAGAGAAGAGAGTGCTCAAAGAAAGGGCTGCTATATTGTCTGGGATAATCACTGCAAATAACGAAGCTTATCACAGGATGGTTGCAGATATCTCGCAAAAAGTAAACAGTTCTTTGTTAGGACTGGATGCTTTAAACATGAAATTCGAAGAAGATTGTAACAGGTATGAGAACTGTATTTTGGTAGTGTCAAAGGAGATCCGGATTGCAAAGAATTGGTTCATGGAGACAaataatgaaaaggaaaaattgagAAAGGAAGTGGGTGATTTAGTTGTGCAGCTACAAGATACAAAAGAACGTGAATCGGCATTAAAGGAGAAGGTTGAGCAATTAGAGGTCAAGGTGAGGATGGAAGGGGCGGAGAAGGAGAATTTGACCAAAGCTGTAAACCACCTGGAGAAAAAGGCGGTAGCGCTGGAGAACATGTTGAAAGAGAAGGATGAGGGGAT